From the genome of Pseudomonas mohnii:
CTCGACGAACTTGTCGATGAAGCTCTTGCACAAGGCTTCGGTTTTCGCCGCATCCAGGCCGAGCTCCGGCGGCAGTTCGGAACGCAGGATGATCCCCTTGACCCGTTCCATCACGTAGAACTCGGCGCCGATCACTGATTCATCGGTGCAGTGCACGTAAGCCTTGGGGCAGTAGGGAAAACCCTCGCGGAGCTGGTTGAGGATGCGAAATTCGCGGCCCATGTCGTGGGCGGACTTGGCTTTGTGGCCAAAGGGCGGCCGACGCAGGACGAACTCCTGTCCGGGGTATTCCAACAGGTAGGTGAGGTTGGACGCGCCACCGGGGAACTGGCTGATCTGCGGCAAGCCGCTGAGGCCGGGTATGTGCGCCTTGAGGTATGGGTCGATCAGGCTGGCATCGAGTTCTTCGCCGGTACGGATACGAGTGGACTGGTCAGTAAGCGCCATGCTTATCCCTTCTGCTTATTCTGGAGGCCTGAAACTATTGACTAATCTAATGCGCCCACCCGGCACCCACAACCATGAACGGCCCTTATAGGTGAGCGTGTTGCCGGGCAATCATTATTTTTGATACGCCTGTTTGAATTGTCCTACAGGACCGCGTTACTGATGCGGGTCGGCAATTCAACCGGGGTGAGCACCGGTTGCCCGGAAAAGAACGCCACGAGGTTGCGGCCCACCAGTTCAACCGTGCCTTCGATCGCTTCCGGGGACAATCCGGCGACGTGCGGGGTGAGCACCACATTGGTCAGTGACTTGAGTGCATCCGGCACATGAGGTTCGGCATCGAAGACATCCAGTGCGGCCCCGGCGATGCGGCGTTGTTCCAGGGCGCTGATCAGGTCGGCGGTGACCACCACGCTGGCCCGGGCAATGTTGACCAGAAAGCCCTTGGGCCCGAGGGCGTCGAGCACCTGGCGGTTGATCAGGTGTTTGGTGGTCAGGCCTCCCGGAGTGGCGATAACCAGAAAGTCCGAGGCGCGCGCCAGTTCAGTGGGCGTGGAACAGAAGGCGTAGGACACGTCGCTGCGATGTTGCCGGTTGTGGTAGCTCACGCTCATGTCGAAGCCGTTGGCGGCGCGTTTGGCGATGGCCATGCCAACGGCGCCGAGGCCGAGGATGCCCAGGCGTTTGCCGGACAGGGAAGGGCGCATGATCTTCGGCCACTCGCCCCGGCGCACGGCAGCGTCGCAGCGCGGAACATCGCGTACCAGTGACAGCAGCAAGGCCATGGCATGGTCCGCCACTGAAGAGGCGTTGACCCCGGCGCCATTGGTGACGGTGATGCCGCGGTCGGCCGCCGCTTGCAGGTCGACATGCTCATAACCGGCGCCGATCACGCATATGATCTTCAGATTGGGCAGGGCAGCGATTTCATCGGCATACAGGCCCAATGGGCCGCGGGTCAGGACCGCGTTGATCTGGCCGCTGTGCCGGGTGATGGCCTCGGCGCGTTCGGCAGGCGTAGGCGCCAGTATCAGGTGAAAGCCCTGATGTTCGAGGATGGGCAGATAATCATTGATGGTTTCGACCAGTACCAGAACGGTTGCAGGCATGCTTGGCTCCCTGTGGGCATCGGTATTTCGGACTCGAACATCGGTGGAGATTGCTGGCTGCCGGACGTCCTGGCAATCAGCAACATCGGTGCCGCGTCACTCAGTGTAGGAGCTGGCGCGGCAGGCGAGGGTTTTCTGTGGGGTGGCCAAGCATTCAGCGTGGGGCAGGGGATGCAGGCACCGCGCCGAGAAAGCCCTTCGCCGCCTCCAGAATTTCATCCGACAGGGCGTCGCCGCGCGTGGCGCGGGCCAGCGTCAACGCACCGACCATCAGCGAATATTGCACCAGCGCTTGCTGGCGGTTACTGGCGGCGTCGTCCGAGTCCATCAGCTGACTCAGGGTGTCGAGCAGCCTGTTCAGGCCGGTCATGAACGTCTCGCGCAAGGCGCTGTCGGCGGACTCGTGGCACATGTCACCGGCAAACGCCACCACCGGGCAGCTGTCACCCGGGTTGTCGCGGCTGGCGGTCGACAGGTAGGGTTCGACCAAGGCGCGGCGTGCAGCGGCGTGGTCCTCGGCCGTCCCGATCCGCTCCCGCCAGCGGCCTGCCACTTGTTCGAACGCCCGGTCACTGGCTTCAACGGCCAGCGCCTCCTTCGATTCAAAGTGACCATAGAACCCGCCATGGGTCAGGCCCGCCGCGCCCATCACATCGACGACGCTGATCCCATGCAGGCCGCGCTCGCGAAACAGCCGCGTGGCCGCCTCGACGATGATTTCGCGGTTGAGGTCGGCTTGCTTGCGGGAGACTCGGGGCATGGGTGGGCTCATAAAAATTCAAATGGGACATCAGATCGCGTATTTGGCAATGCCATTACCGCACGACCCGTTCTCTTGCTTTAATCATAAATACATGATGTCGGACCTTTATCAAG
Proteins encoded in this window:
- a CDS encoding 2-hydroxyacid dehydrogenase, whose amino-acid sequence is MPATVLVLVETINDYLPILEHQGFHLILAPTPAERAEAITRHSGQINAVLTRGPLGLYADEIAALPNLKIICVIGAGYEHVDLQAAADRGITVTNGAGVNASSVADHAMALLLSLVRDVPRCDAAVRRGEWPKIMRPSLSGKRLGILGLGAVGMAIAKRAANGFDMSVSYHNRQHRSDVSYAFCSTPTELARASDFLVIATPGGLTTKHLINRQVLDALGPKGFLVNIARASVVVTADLISALEQRRIAGAALDVFDAEPHVPDALKSLTNVVLTPHVAGLSPEAIEGTVELVGRNLVAFFSGQPVLTPVELPTRISNAVL
- a CDS encoding TetR/AcrR family transcriptional regulator, which gives rise to MPRVSRKQADLNREIIVEAATRLFRERGLHGISVVDVMGAAGLTHGGFYGHFESKEALAVEASDRAFEQVAGRWRERIGTAEDHAAARRALVEPYLSTASRDNPGDSCPVVAFAGDMCHESADSALRETFMTGLNRLLDTLSQLMDSDDAASNRQQALVQYSLMVGALTLARATRGDALSDEILEAAKGFLGAVPASPAPR